The genomic segment TCAGTTCTAATCGAAGGTTATCATTGCTCATTAGGTAGACTGAACAACACTCCGTGTGCATTGAGTGTCGAGTATTTTTCACTAAGAGCGCTAAAGCATCATCAAGTGATTCTGCTTTAGCGACGTGATCAACTATGTCCCTGAGTTGAGTAAGCATGGTTGTCAATCCTTAAGGTTATAAGGTATCGACTGCTTAACCTTTTTTACCTTTCCTTTTAAATTTGCGTTCCTTAAACGGCATGGCGATCACCGCAAACTCTTTCAGTGCTCGGCGATAAACATCACGCTTAAATGAAACTACTTGTCTTACTGGGTACCAATAACTTACCCATCGCCAGCCATCAAATTCAGGCGAGCGATCTCTTTGCATATTCACCTTGGACTCATCACATTCCAAGCGCAACAAAAACCACTTCTGTTTTTGTCCGATACAAACGGGTTTTGAATCCCATCTAACTAAACGCTTCGGTAATTTATATCGTAGCCAATGTCGGCTGCTTGCTAAAATACGTACATCATTTTTTGTTAGGCCAACTTCTTCATACAACTCACGGTACATGGCTTGCTCTGGAGTCTCACCATCATCAATACCACCTTGTGGAAATTGCCACGAATGCTGTCCGTATCGTTTCGCCCAGAATACTTGACCATGGCTATTGCATATCACTATCCCGACGTTCGGGCGGAAACCATCGCCATCTATCACTGGGTGACCTCATCATAAACCTATATTGCCTCTGATTTTTTCACAGTTCGTCGCTTTGAGCAAACAGGATCATGACTTCTTATCACGTTTTACTAAAATAACCACTTTTCCTGAATAACTTTTAATCATCGATTAACTTATCAACACAACAATGAGAGGTCCCCCACATTTATTCACCTTTTCTGTGTATAACTTTGTGCAGAAGATATAAAAAAAATAAAAACGGAAAAAAAACAGATCCTAAGCAATAATAAAAAATAGATAAAAACACAACAAAAACATACCAAACAACCACTTACACACAAGATCATAAAATAGATCATTTTTACCAGAATGATGATGATTAAGATTAATACAGATTGATTAAATAATGACCAAACAATGAATTACCCACAACTTATATTGAATTAATGATATAAACATCCAAAAGTCAATAACTTATTCATAAATAAAGCACTGTATATAGGTACAGAAAAAATAGTGCTGTATAAAAAACACCCTCAAATGTGGATAACTTAATGAGATCTAAGTAAAGTGCTAAATGCAAAGAATAATATGTTAATCTTGCTCACTGCACACTATGAATAAGCCACTATGAATCAATCTCCCCCTACTACTATTAATGAGCTTCTAACGAGAGCCCAACACATTGCAGGCTATACATTATCAGAGCTTGCAGCACAATCAGGTATACCGGTTCCTGAAAATTTAAAGAGAGATAAGGGCTGGGTTGGACAGTTATTGGAGATGCATCTAGGGGCCTCTGCTGGTAGTAAACCCCTACCTGATTTTATTGATCTTGGTATTGAATTAAAAACAATTCCAATTAGCCATGTAGGAAAACCACTCGAAACAACATTTGTTTCTGTTGCACCATTAACAGGCATTCATAATTTACGTTGGGAAGAATCACATGTTCGCCATAAATTAGCTCATGTTTTATGGATCCCAGTAGAAGGAGAAAGAGAGATCCCTGTCGGTGATCGACACGTTGGCTATCCAGTTCTCTGGCGACCTTCATTGATTGAAGAATCTCAACTCCAACAAGATTGGGAAGAATTGATGGATTTAATCGTTTTAGGTAAGGTTGAATCAATTACAGCAAGGCATGGTGAAGTTCTTCAATTAAGACCAAAAGCTGCCAATAGCAAAGCATTAACAGAAGCTTATGGTGAAAATGGCCAGCCTATAAAAACTTTACCACGAGGGTTCTATTTAAAAACTCATTTTACCCATAAGATCCTAACGTCATTTTTTGATTAAAAAAGGCTTACTCTCATCAGTAAGCCTTTGATATATCTAACTATAGCTTCTTGGTTCTGAAATTAGATTATGCTTATTCAACAACCGATACATTGTCGCCCGAGAAACACCGAGTTCTTTAGCAGCTGAAGATACTTGTCCGTCGTGGGACTCTAATACCGTAAGTAGTGCGTCTCGTTCAGAGTCTTCACGAATTACACGTAAACTGCGTTTTATTTCGGTGCGCTGAGGCAAATCTAAATGCTCAAGATCTACCGTCATACTATCTGCTAGTAATACCGCTCTTTTTACTTGATTTACCAACTCACGAATATTACCAGGCCATTGATAATAAAGCATAGTTTGCATTGCTTCTTCCGAAAAAGTTCGAGCTTGGGTGTTATATTCTCGTGCGTATTTTTGTAAAAAATGTTCAGCAAGAATTGAAATATCTGCGCCTCTCTCTCTTAAAGAGGGGACATGTATACGAAGGACATTTAAACGATAATAAAGCTCTTCTTTAAAATAACCCTCTTCTATCTGCTTCTCTAAATCAATATGACTTGCCACAATAACTCTTACATCAAGTTCTATTACTCCTTGCGCTGTTTCTATGCAGCCTTCTTGTAAAAAATGTAATAATTTTTGCTGTTGAGTTAAAGGTAAATCATTAATATCATTTAAGAATAACGTCCCACCATTGGCTTTAAATAATTTAGTATCTTCAAAGCTTAAAGCCTCAAAACCAAAAAGCTCTTGCTCTATTTTACTTTCAGATAACGCACCACAATTTAAAGAAATAAAAGGACCTTTATTTCTTCCTGATGACTCATGAACCGCTTTGGCAACATCACCTTTACCTACACCGCTTTCTCCTGAAATTAAAATAGATACGTCCGTTGGTGCCACTCGACGAACCTGATCACGCAAGCGCTTTACTGCTGGAGCTTCACCTAAAATTCCTAAGTCAGATTTATTTCCCATATTAGGCCATACTTTACGCTCTAGCTTCAACATGCCTAATTGATGGCCGATTGTGCTAAGCAATTGAGCATCAGGAATTGGAGCTGTGAAAAAATCAACACAGAAATTCACAATAAACTGGCAGATGGTATCTGAACTTAATTGAGATTCTCGAATAAAGGCCATCCAACGAACTTGTTTATTATTATTTACTAACGTCGCGATACCATTAAGGCTGAAATCATCTTGGCTTAAATCTACAATGCCAATGCATGGGCCAATTTCATCAAATAATACTTGCGCAGCTCGGAGGTCATAACAACGATGACAACGCCAACCAACTTGTTCTAATACTGCTAACCAAGGTTCATAACTTCCCCCTACCACAACTAATGAACCAGGAACAGAGTCCATACGAAACTGAGTACCCATAGCATTACCTCTAAATTTGTTAATTAAGCCAACTGAAATATTTCTCAAGGCAACTATACAGGTTTTAAGACTCACCAGCGTCTCACTAGTGAGACGCTCGTCATCTTTTAAACAATATAAATACAAAATATCGACATTTCATAAGTGATATTTAACATATTAGCTAAAAAAACGACTCATTAATGATATTAAATGAATAAAATAGAATAAGCAGATGGCTTTTTATGACTTTTAAATAAGAAGGTGTTCGTAGAAGTGAATTGTAAAAGTTAAGTCAATTGAATTAAAAGTAAAAAAAGAGCAGCTATAGAAGCTGCCCTTTGTTTGTTTATTCGCCTTAGCTTACATTACGCTTGTGGGCGCATTGCTGGGAATAAAATAACATCACGAATCGTATGAGTATTAGTGAATAGCATCGCTAGACGGTCAATACCAATACCTTGACCTGCTGTTGGTGGAAGGCCATGCTCTAGTGCTGTAATATAATCTGCATCATAATACATTGCTTCATCATCACCAGCATCTTTTGCGTTAACTTGTGCTTTAAAACGCTCATCTTGATCTTGTGCATCATTAAGCTCAGAGAAGCCATTTGCGACTTCACGACCACCGATGAAGAACTCGAAGCGGTCTGTGAAGAACGGATTACCATCGCTACGGCGTGCTAATGGAGAGATATCCGCAGGGTAACCTGTAATGAATGTTGGTTGAATTAACTGAGGTTCAGCCGTTTCACCAAAGATTTCTTCAAGAAGTTGGCCACATGTCCAGAAGCTTTCTACTTCAACATGAACTGATTTTGCAATTGACACCATGAAATCACGATCTTGAATGTCAGCTTCAGTCATTTTTTGAATTTCAGCGTGATCAGGATTGTACTGCTTAATCGCTTCAAACATGCTCATGCGTGCATAAGTACCACCAAATTCAACCGTTTCATCACCATAAGGCATAGATGTAGAACCAAGAACATCTAGCGCTGCAGTGCTTAGCATCTCTTCTGTTAGATCCATTAGGTCTTTGTAATCAGAATAAGCTTGGTAGAATTCCATCATTGTAAATTCAGGGTTGTGACGTGGAGAAAGCCCCTCGTTACGGAAGTTACGGTTGATCTCAAATACACGATCAAAACCACCAACAACCAAACGCTTTAGATAAAGCTCAGGAGCAACGCGTAGGTACATATCGATATCTAACGCATTGTGATGAGTGATAAATGGACGCGCTGTTGCCCCACCAGGGATCACGTGCATCATTGGAGTTTCAACTTCTAGATAGCCTTTCGCACTCATGAAGTTACGGATAGAAGCAACTAGCTTTGAACGAATGATGAATGCTTGACGAGAGTCTTCATTAACGATCAAATCAACATAACGTTGACGATAACGCATCTCTTGATCAGTTAAGCCATGGAATTTTTCTGGTAATGGACGAAGTGCTTTAGTTAGCAATTCATAGTGATCCATGTTCACGTAAAGATCACCTTTACCTGATTTATGCAGAGCACCTTTAACACCGATGATGTCACCGATATCTAAGCCTTGGTATTTTTCTTTAAGCTCTTTTTGCACATCTTTTGCTGCATAAGCTTGGATCTTACCAGACGTTTCTTGGATCAATAAGAATGGACCACGCTTAGCCATGATACGGCCAGCAATAGCGACTACATGGTTCATTTCTTCTAGCTCTTCTTTGGTTTTTTCACCAAACTCTGCTTGAAGATCACCCGCTAGATTTTCACGACGAAAATCGTTTGGGTGGCCATTAGCCTTACATGATTGACGAATAT from the Aliivibrio wodanis genome contains:
- the vpsR gene encoding sigma-54 dependent transcriptional regulator VpsR, producing the protein MGTQFRMDSVPGSLVVVGGSYEPWLAVLEQVGWRCHRCYDLRAAQVLFDEIGPCIGIVDLSQDDFSLNGIATLVNNNKQVRWMAFIRESQLSSDTICQFIVNFCVDFFTAPIPDAQLLSTIGHQLGMLKLERKVWPNMGNKSDLGILGEAPAVKRLRDQVRRVAPTDVSILISGESGVGKGDVAKAVHESSGRNKGPFISLNCGALSESKIEQELFGFEALSFEDTKLFKANGGTLFLNDINDLPLTQQQKLLHFLQEGCIETAQGVIELDVRVIVASHIDLEKQIEEGYFKEELYYRLNVLRIHVPSLRERGADISILAEHFLQKYAREYNTQARTFSEEAMQTMLYYQWPGNIRELVNQVKRAVLLADSMTVDLEHLDLPQRTEIKRSLRVIREDSERDALLTVLESHDGQVSSAAKELGVSRATMYRLLNKHNLISEPRSYS
- the mutH gene encoding DNA mismatch repair protein MutH; protein product: MNQSPPTTINELLTRAQHIAGYTLSELAAQSGIPVPENLKRDKGWVGQLLEMHLGASAGSKPLPDFIDLGIELKTIPISHVGKPLETTFVSVAPLTGIHNLRWEESHVRHKLAHVLWIPVEGEREIPVGDRHVGYPVLWRPSLIEESQLQQDWEELMDLIVLGKVESITARHGEVLQLRPKAANSKALTEAYGENGQPIKTLPRGFYLKTHFTHKILTSFFD
- the rppH gene encoding RNA pyrophosphohydrolase, translating into MIDGDGFRPNVGIVICNSHGQVFWAKRYGQHSWQFPQGGIDDGETPEQAMYRELYEEVGLTKNDVRILASSRHWLRYKLPKRLVRWDSKPVCIGQKQKWFLLRLECDESKVNMQRDRSPEFDGWRWVSYWYPVRQVVSFKRDVYRRALKEFAVIAMPFKERKFKRKGKKG
- the lysS gene encoding lysyl-tRNA synthetase, which gives rise to MTDQVQQDENKLIAERRGKLDHIRQSCKANGHPNDFRRENLAGDLQAEFGEKTKEELEEMNHVVAIAGRIMAKRGPFLLIQETSGKIQAYAAKDVQKELKEKYQGLDIGDIIGVKGALHKSGKGDLYVNMDHYELLTKALRPLPEKFHGLTDQEMRYRQRYVDLIVNEDSRQAFIIRSKLVASIRNFMSAKGYLEVETPMMHVIPGGATARPFITHHNALDIDMYLRVAPELYLKRLVVGGFDRVFEINRNFRNEGLSPRHNPEFTMMEFYQAYSDYKDLMDLTEEMLSTAALDVLGSTSMPYGDETVEFGGTYARMSMFEAIKQYNPDHAEIQKMTEADIQDRDFMVSIAKSVHVEVESFWTCGQLLEEIFGETAEPQLIQPTFITGYPADISPLARRSDGNPFFTDRFEFFIGGREVANGFSELNDAQDQDERFKAQVNAKDAGDDEAMYYDADYITALEHGLPPTAGQGIGIDRLAMLFTNTHTIRDVILFPAMRPQA